Proteins encoded within one genomic window of Microcebus murinus isolate Inina chromosome 8, M.murinus_Inina_mat1.0, whole genome shotgun sequence:
- the RETREG2 gene encoding reticulophagy regulator 2 isoform X1, which produces MASGGGGGNTGAGGSPGMGLSLGLGLGLGLGMGEATSEAEEEAATAEAVGRLATTLWLRLRGWEAVLAAAQRLLVWEKPLHSLVTAAALNGLFWLLSSSSLRPFFLLSISLLAYFLLDLWQPRFFPDVSASSPEEPHSDSEGAGSGARPHLLSVPELCRYLAESWLTFQIHLQELLQYKRQNPAQFCARVCSGCAVLAVLGHYVPGIMISYIVLLSILLWPLVVYHELIQRMYTRLEPLLMQLDYSMKAEADALHHKHDKRKRQGKNIPPGGEEPLAETESESEAELAGFSAVVDVKKTALALAITDSELSDEEASILESGGFSVSRATTPQLTDVSEDLDQQSLPSEPEEALSRELGEGEEAELVPPEDLLGPPQTLSRQALDSEEEEDVAAKETLLRLSSPLHFVNTHFNGAGSSPDGVKCSPGGPVETLSPEAVSGDLSAPPSTLTPPLCFADSDPVPSSSVFSPLPQDSPQPLPAPEEEEALTTEDFELLDQGELEQLNAELGLGPETPPEPPDAPPLGPDTHSLVQSDREAQAMAEP; this is translated from the exons ATGGCGAGCGGCGGTGGGGGTGGAAACACCGGCGCGGGTGGGAGCCCGGGGATGGGCCTGAGCCtcggcctgggcctgggcctgggcctagGCATGGGTGAGGCCACCAGCGAGGCGGAGGAGGAGGCGGCCACGGCCGAGGCGGTGGGACGTCTGGCCACGACGCTGTGGCTGCGGCTCCGCGGCTGGGAGGCGGTGCTGGCGGCGGCGCAGCGGCTGCTGGTATGGGAGAAGCCGCTGCACAGCCTGGTCACGGCGGCCGCGCTCAACGGCCTCTTCTG GTTGCTGTCTTCGTCGTCCCTCCGGCCCTTCTTCCTACTCAGCATCTCACTTTTGGCCTATTTTCTGCTGGATCTATGGCAGCCTCGCTTTTTCCCTGATGTTTCAG CATCTTCCCCAGAGGAGCCACACTCTGACAG TGAGGGTGCGGGGTCAGGAGCCCGGCCGCACCTGCTGAGTGTGCCCGAGTTGTGCAGATACCTGGCTGAGAGCTGGCTCACCTTCCAGATTCACCTGCAGGAGCTGCTCCAGTACAAGAGGCAGAATCCAGCTCAG TTCTGTGCTCGAGTCTGCTCTGGCTGTGCTGTGCTGGCTGTGCTGGGACACTATGTTCCAGGAATTATGATTTCCTACATTGTCT TGCTGAGTATCCTGCTGTGGCCCCTGGTGGTTTATCATGAGCTAATCCAAAGGATGTACACTCGCCTCGAGCCCCTGCTCATGCAGCTGGACTACAGCATGAAGGCGGAAGCTGATGCCCTGCATCACAAACATGACAAGAGGA AGCGGCAAGGAAAGAACATACCTCCAGGAGGTGAGGAACCACtggcagagacagagagtgagagcGAGGCAGAGCTGGCTGGCTTCTCAGCAGTG GTGGATGTGAAGAAAACAGCACTGGCATTGGCCATTACAGACTCAGAGCTGTCGGATGAGGAGGCTTCTATCTTGGAGAGTGGTGGCTTCTCTGTATCCCGGGCCACAACTCCACAATTGACTGATGTCTCTGAGG ATTTGGACCAACAGAGCCTGCCAAGTGAGCCGGAGGAGGCCCTGAGCCGGGagctgggagagggagaggaggcagagctAGTGCCTCCCGAAGACCTACTGGGACCCCCTCAGACCCTGTCAAGGCAAGCCCTGGactcagaggaagaggaagatgtgGCAGCTAAGGAAACCTTGCTTCGGCTCTCATCCCCCCTTCATTTTGTGAACACGCACTTCAACGGGGCAGGGTCCTCCCCAGATGGAGTGAAGTGCTCCCCTGGAGGACCAGTGGAAACACTGAGCCCAGAGGCCGTGAGTGGTGACCTCAGTGCTCCACCCAGCACCCTGACACCCCCACTTTGCTTTGCTGACAGTGACCCAGTCCCCTCCTCTTCCGTGTTCTCACCTCTTCCCCAGGACTCACcgcagcccctgcctgcccctgaggaagaagaggcaCTCACCACTGAGGACTTTGAGTTGCTGGATCAGGGGGAGCTGGAGCAGCTGAATGCAGAGCTGGGCTTGGGGCCAGAGACACCCCCAGAGCCCCCTGATGCTCCACCCCTGGGTCCCGACACCCATTCTCTGGTACAGTCAGACCGAGAGGCTCAGGCCATGGCAGAGCCATGA
- the RETREG2 gene encoding reticulophagy regulator 2 isoform X2, with amino-acid sequence MASGGGGGNTGAGGSPGMGLSLGLGLGLGLGMGEATSEAEEEAATAEAVGRLATTLWLRLRGWEAVLAAAQRLLVWEKPLHSLVTAAALNGLFWLLSSSSLRPFFLLSISLLAYFLLDLWQPRFFPDVSASSPEEPHSDSEGAGSGARPHLLSVPELCRYLAESWLTFQIHLQELLQYKRQNPAQFCARVCSGCAVLAVLGHYVPGIMISYIVLLSILLWPLVVYHELIQRMYTRLEPLLMQLDYSMKAEADALHHKHDKRKRQGKNIPPGGEEPLAETESESEAELAGFSAVVDVKKTALALAITDSELSDEEASILESGGFSVSRATTPQLTDVSEDLDQQSLPSEPEEALSRELGEGEEAELVPPEDLLGPPQTLSRQALDSEEEEDVAAKETLLRLSSPLHFVNTHFNGAGSSPDGVKCSPGGPVETLSPEADSPQPLPAPEEEEALTTEDFELLDQGELEQLNAELGLGPETPPEPPDAPPLGPDTHSLVQSDREAQAMAEP; translated from the exons ATGGCGAGCGGCGGTGGGGGTGGAAACACCGGCGCGGGTGGGAGCCCGGGGATGGGCCTGAGCCtcggcctgggcctgggcctgggcctagGCATGGGTGAGGCCACCAGCGAGGCGGAGGAGGAGGCGGCCACGGCCGAGGCGGTGGGACGTCTGGCCACGACGCTGTGGCTGCGGCTCCGCGGCTGGGAGGCGGTGCTGGCGGCGGCGCAGCGGCTGCTGGTATGGGAGAAGCCGCTGCACAGCCTGGTCACGGCGGCCGCGCTCAACGGCCTCTTCTG GTTGCTGTCTTCGTCGTCCCTCCGGCCCTTCTTCCTACTCAGCATCTCACTTTTGGCCTATTTTCTGCTGGATCTATGGCAGCCTCGCTTTTTCCCTGATGTTTCAG CATCTTCCCCAGAGGAGCCACACTCTGACAG TGAGGGTGCGGGGTCAGGAGCCCGGCCGCACCTGCTGAGTGTGCCCGAGTTGTGCAGATACCTGGCTGAGAGCTGGCTCACCTTCCAGATTCACCTGCAGGAGCTGCTCCAGTACAAGAGGCAGAATCCAGCTCAG TTCTGTGCTCGAGTCTGCTCTGGCTGTGCTGTGCTGGCTGTGCTGGGACACTATGTTCCAGGAATTATGATTTCCTACATTGTCT TGCTGAGTATCCTGCTGTGGCCCCTGGTGGTTTATCATGAGCTAATCCAAAGGATGTACACTCGCCTCGAGCCCCTGCTCATGCAGCTGGACTACAGCATGAAGGCGGAAGCTGATGCCCTGCATCACAAACATGACAAGAGGA AGCGGCAAGGAAAGAACATACCTCCAGGAGGTGAGGAACCACtggcagagacagagagtgagagcGAGGCAGAGCTGGCTGGCTTCTCAGCAGTG GTGGATGTGAAGAAAACAGCACTGGCATTGGCCATTACAGACTCAGAGCTGTCGGATGAGGAGGCTTCTATCTTGGAGAGTGGTGGCTTCTCTGTATCCCGGGCCACAACTCCACAATTGACTGATGTCTCTGAGG ATTTGGACCAACAGAGCCTGCCAAGTGAGCCGGAGGAGGCCCTGAGCCGGGagctgggagagggagaggaggcagagctAGTGCCTCCCGAAGACCTACTGGGACCCCCTCAGACCCTGTCAAGGCAAGCCCTGGactcagaggaagaggaagatgtgGCAGCTAAGGAAACCTTGCTTCGGCTCTCATCCCCCCTTCATTTTGTGAACACGCACTTCAACGGGGCAGGGTCCTCCCCAGATGGAGTGAAGTGCTCCCCTGGAGGACCAGTGGAAACACTGAGCCCAGAGGCC GACTCACcgcagcccctgcctgcccctgaggaagaagaggcaCTCACCACTGAGGACTTTGAGTTGCTGGATCAGGGGGAGCTGGAGCAGCTGAATGCAGAGCTGGGCTTGGGGCCAGAGACACCCCCAGAGCCCCCTGATGCTCCACCCCTGGGTCCCGACACCCATTCTCTGGTACAGTCAGACCGAGAGGCTCAGGCCATGGCAGAGCCATGA
- the ZFAND2B gene encoding AN1-type zinc finger protein 2B isoform X2, producing MEFPDLGAHCSEPSCQRLDFLPLKCDACSGIFCADHVAYAQHHCGSAYQKDIQVPVCPLCNVPVPVARGEPPDRAVGEHIDRDCRSDPAQQKRKIFTNKCERSGCRQREMMKLTCERCGRNFCIKHRHPLDHDCSGEGHPTSRAGLAAISRAQGLVSTSTMPSPSRTSPSCTSPSRATTQSPPRTAPPVIALQNGLSEDEALQRALEMSLAETKPQVPSSQEEEDLALAQALSASEAEYQRQQAQSRSLKPSNCSLC from the exons ATGGAGTTTCCGGACCTCGGGGCTCACTGTTCGGAGCCGAGCTGTCAGCGCTTGG ATTTTCTGCCGCTCAAGTGCGATGCCTGCTCTGGCATCTTCTGCGCAGACCATGTGGCCTACGCCCAGCATCACTGTGGATCTGCTTACCAAAAG GATATCCAGGTACCTGTATGCCCCCTCTGTAATGTGCCTGTGCCTGTGGCCAGAGGGGAGCCCCCTGACCGCGCTGTGGGGGAGCACATTGACAGAGACTGCCGCTCGGATCCAGCTCAGCAAAAACGTAAG ATCTTCACCAATAAGTGTGAGCGCTCTGGCTGCCGACAGCGGGAAATGATGAAACTGACCTGTGAACGCTGTGGCCGAAACTTCTGCATCAAGCACCGTCACCCACTGGACCATGATTGCTCCGGGGAGGGACACCCAACCAGCCGGGCAGG ACTTGCTGCCATCTCCAGAGCACAAGGTCTGGTTTCTAcaagcaccatgcccagcccaagtCGGACCTCGCCTTCCTGCACCTCTCCCAGCAG AGCCACAACCCAATCTCCACCCCGGACAGCCCCTCCAGTGATTGCTTTGCAGAATGGCCTG AGTGAGGATGAGGCTCTGCAACGAGCTCTGGAAATGTCCCTGGCAGAGACCAAACCCCAGGTTCCAAG ttctcAGGAGGAAGAGGACCTAGCTTTAGCACAAGCTCTGTCAGCCAGTGAGGCAGAATACCAACGGCAGCAG GCCCAGAGCCGCAGCTTGAAGCCGTCCAACTGCAGCCTGTGCtag
- the ZFAND2B gene encoding AN1-type zinc finger protein 2B isoform X1 yields MEFPDLGAHCSEPSCQRLDFLPLKCDACSGIFCADHVAYAQHHCGSAYQKDIQVPVCPLCNVPVPVARGEPPDRAVGEHIDRDCRSDPAQQKRKIFTNKCERSGCRQREMMKLTCERCGRNFCIKHRHPLDHDCSGEGHPTSRAGLAAISRAQGLVSTSTMPSPSRTSPSCTSPSRATTQSPPRTAPPVIALQNGLSEDEALQRALEMSLAETKPQVPSSQEEEDLALAQALSASEAEYQRQQGTQGEKARSSRDKQE; encoded by the exons ATGGAGTTTCCGGACCTCGGGGCTCACTGTTCGGAGCCGAGCTGTCAGCGCTTGG ATTTTCTGCCGCTCAAGTGCGATGCCTGCTCTGGCATCTTCTGCGCAGACCATGTGGCCTACGCCCAGCATCACTGTGGATCTGCTTACCAAAAG GATATCCAGGTACCTGTATGCCCCCTCTGTAATGTGCCTGTGCCTGTGGCCAGAGGGGAGCCCCCTGACCGCGCTGTGGGGGAGCACATTGACAGAGACTGCCGCTCGGATCCAGCTCAGCAAAAACGTAAG ATCTTCACCAATAAGTGTGAGCGCTCTGGCTGCCGACAGCGGGAAATGATGAAACTGACCTGTGAACGCTGTGGCCGAAACTTCTGCATCAAGCACCGTCACCCACTGGACCATGATTGCTCCGGGGAGGGACACCCAACCAGCCGGGCAGG ACTTGCTGCCATCTCCAGAGCACAAGGTCTGGTTTCTAcaagcaccatgcccagcccaagtCGGACCTCGCCTTCCTGCACCTCTCCCAGCAG AGCCACAACCCAATCTCCACCCCGGACAGCCCCTCCAGTGATTGCTTTGCAGAATGGCCTG AGTGAGGATGAGGCTCTGCAACGAGCTCTGGAAATGTCCCTGGCAGAGACCAAACCCCAGGTTCCAAG ttctcAGGAGGAAGAGGACCTAGCTTTAGCACAAGCTCTGTCAGCCAGTGAGGCAGAATACCAACGGCAGCAG GGTACACAGGGAGAGAAGGCCCGGAGCAGCAGAGACAAGCAGGAGTAA